Proteins from a genomic interval of Rubidibacter lacunae KORDI 51-2:
- a CDS encoding tyrosinase family protein: MAFGSNGTSSRQSSSWTTRFAALDRQSCDAYPIPQRAIDELFRFDHYEIFNALIEGALVLDAKQQYVLGWAIHAYAHSVIGGSVVDPKDPVLQTKILGTMDSIPSSPYDPFFWLNHANVDRLWAEWQDQGHTGETFYPSDGMPFGHNLHDPMWPWDRGLSTPGEYGSGNLRSLLLVTDSAVIPADVLDYRQLGYTYDTIERAISRKSG; encoded by the coding sequence TTGGCGTTCGGGAGCAACGGGACCAGCTCAAGGCAATCCAGCTCATGGACAACCCGCTTTGCTGCCCTTGATCGCCAATCTTGTGATGCCTATCCCATTCCGCAACGTGCGATTGATGAGTTATTTCGCTTTGATCATTATGAGATTTTTAATGCGCTAATTGAAGGAGCGCTGGTTTTAGATGCAAAACAGCAGTATGTCCTGGGATGGGCAATCCACGCCTACGCTCATTCCGTAATTGGAGGAAGCGTAGTCGATCCCAAAGATCCTGTGCTTCAAACCAAAATTCTCGGCACAATGGACAGCATTCCCAGTTCTCCCTACGACCCATTTTTTTGGCTCAACCATGCCAATGTTGATCGCCTCTGGGCAGAATGGCAAGACCAGGGACACACAGGTGAAACTTTTTATCCATCTGACGGCATGCCATTTGGCCATAATCTGCACGACCCAATGTGGCCCTGGGATAGAGGACTATCCACACCTGGAGAGTATGGATCGGGAAATTTGCGATCGCTGCTCCTCGTTACTGATTCAGCGGTAATACCAGCCGATGTTTTAGACTACAGGCAGTTGGGCTATACCTATGACACGATCGAGAGAGCTATTAGCAGAAAGTCCGGATAA